A DNA window from Oryctolagus cuniculus chromosome 21, mOryCun1.1, whole genome shotgun sequence contains the following coding sequences:
- the HSPB8 gene encoding heat shock protein beta-8 yields MADGQMPFSCHYPSRLRRDPFRDSSLSSRLLDDGFGMDPFADDLTASWPDWALPRLSSPWPGTLRSGIVPRGPNAAARFGVPAEGRSPPPFPGEPWKVCVNVHSFKPEELMVKTKDGYVEVSGKHEEKQHEGGIVSKNFTKKIQLPAEVDPVTVFASLSPEGLLIIEAPQVPPYAPYGESSFNSELPQDSQEVTCT; encoded by the exons ATGGCTGACGGGCAGATGCCGTTCTCCTGCCACTACCCGAGCCGCCTGCGCCGAGACCCCTTCCGGGACTCGTCCCTGTCCTCCCGCCTGCTGGACGATGGCTTTGGCATGGACCCCTTCGCCGACGACCTCACCGCCTCGTGGCCGGACTGGGCGCTGCCTCGGCTCTCGTCCCCGTGGCCCGGGACCCTGAGGTCGGGCATAGTGCCCCGGGGGCCCAACGCTGCGGCCAGGTTTGGGGTGCCCGCCGAGGGCAGGAGCCCTCCACCATTCCCCGGGGAACCCTGGAAAGTGTGTGTCAATGTGCACAGCTTCAAGCCCGAGGAGCTGATGGTGAAAACCAAGGACGGCTACGTGGAGGTGTCCG GCAAACACGAAGAGAAGCAGCATGAAGGGGGCATTGTCTCCAAGAACTTCACGAAGAAAATCCA GCTTCCCGCAGAGGTGGATCCGGTGACAGTGTTCGCCTCGCTCTCCCCGGAGGGGCTGCTGATCATCGAAGCCCCCCAGGTCCCACCCTACGCGCCTTACGGAGAGAGCAGTTTCAACAGTGAGCTGCCCCAGGACAGCCAGGAAGTCACCTGTACCTGA